In one Streptomyces sp. T12 genomic region, the following are encoded:
- a CDS encoding penicillin-binding transpeptidase domain-containing protein, with product MSKGVKAAVIGGVFAVMVGGAGYGAYNVMSALNGGGATGQGGGPAPVRSGPPSGDEVKETTAKFFAAWEKGQAARAASYTNNDAAAETVLTSYGKAAHITGVKITPGAAKGATVPYTVKAKVSYSGKSEPLSYKSQLTVVRGLTTGRALVDWQPTVIHPELRKDDTLVTGEAASPPIEAVDRNGTVLTKDKYPSLGPILDTLRERYGSKAGGSPGIELAIRHADESPDTSLLTLAKGKPGKLETTLSASAQAAAEKAVKQYDQSSVVALKPSTGEVLAVANHRDDAFNAAFEGKVAPGSTMKIITAAMLIDNGVTSMNGPAPCPDTAMWQSQNFKNLKGLKADETANATLAGGFARSCNTAFIKLIDEDPLTDASLTQEAEERFGLGRGDWKTGITSVDGSVPASSGPDRAANAIGQGQVQMNPLNMASVTATAITGTFRQPYLVSRDLDDRQFATADGLRASTAAQLKQMMRLTATSPQGTAVRVMAGLGGDIGAKTGSAEIDGKATSDSWFTGFRNDVAAAALSQQGGHGGDAAGPIVADVLRASG from the coding sequence ATGTCCAAGGGGGTCAAGGCTGCCGTCATAGGCGGAGTGTTCGCCGTGATGGTGGGTGGAGCCGGGTACGGCGCGTACAACGTGATGTCCGCGTTGAACGGCGGCGGGGCGACAGGACAGGGCGGTGGGCCGGCGCCGGTGCGGTCCGGGCCGCCCAGCGGGGACGAGGTCAAGGAGACCACGGCGAAGTTCTTCGCGGCCTGGGAGAAGGGGCAGGCGGCGCGGGCGGCGTCGTACACGAACAACGACGCGGCCGCGGAGACCGTACTCACGTCCTACGGCAAGGCCGCGCACATCACCGGCGTGAAGATCACGCCGGGTGCAGCGAAGGGCGCCACCGTGCCGTACACGGTGAAGGCCAAGGTGTCCTACAGCGGGAAGTCCGAGCCGCTCAGCTACAAAAGTCAGCTCACCGTCGTGCGCGGGCTCACCACCGGGCGGGCCCTCGTCGACTGGCAACCGACCGTGATCCACCCGGAGTTGAGGAAGGACGACACCCTCGTCACCGGCGAGGCGGCCAGCCCGCCCATCGAGGCTGTCGACCGCAACGGCACCGTGCTGACGAAGGACAAGTACCCCTCGCTCGGCCCGATCCTGGACACGCTGCGCGAGCGGTACGGCAGCAAGGCCGGCGGCTCGCCCGGCATCGAGCTGGCGATACGGCACGCCGACGAGTCGCCGGACACCTCGCTGCTGACCCTCGCGAAGGGCAAGCCCGGCAAGCTGGAGACGACGCTCAGCGCGAGCGCGCAGGCGGCGGCGGAGAAGGCGGTGAAGCAGTACGACCAGTCCTCGGTGGTGGCCCTCAAGCCGAGCACCGGCGAGGTGCTGGCGGTGGCCAACCACCGTGACGACGCCTTCAACGCGGCCTTCGAGGGCAAGGTCGCCCCGGGCTCCACGATGAAGATCATCACCGCGGCGATGCTCATCGACAACGGCGTGACCTCGATGAACGGCCCGGCGCCTTGCCCTGACACGGCGATGTGGCAGAGCCAGAACTTCAAGAACCTCAAAGGGCTGAAGGCCGACGAGACCGCGAACGCCACGCTCGCAGGCGGTTTCGCGCGCTCGTGCAACACGGCCTTCATCAAGCTCATCGACGAGGACCCGCTCACGGACGCCTCGCTGACGCAGGAGGCCGAGGAGCGATTCGGGCTCGGCCGGGGCGACTGGAAGACCGGCATCACGTCCGTCGACGGCAGCGTCCCCGCCTCCTCCGGCCCGGACCGCGCGGCCAACGCCATCGGCCAGGGCCAGGTCCAGATGAACCCGCTGAACATGGCGTCGGTGACGGCCACCGCGATCACGGGCACGTTCCGGCAGCCGTATCTGGTCTCGCGCGACCTCGACGACCGGCAGTTCGCCACCGCCGACGGGCTGCGGGCGAGCACCGCCGCCCAGCTGAAGCAGATGATGCGGCTGACCGCGACCTCGCCCCAGGGCACCGCCGTGCGGGTCATGGCCGGGCTCGGCGGCGACATCGGTGCCAAGACCGGTTCCGCCGAGATCGACGGAAAGGCCACCTCCGACAGCTGGTTCACCGGCTTCCGCAATGATGTGGCGGCCGCGGCCCTGTCCCAGCAGGGCGGCCACGGCGGCGACGCGGCCGGGCCGATTGTCGCAGACGTGCTACGAGCTTCCGGCTGA
- a CDS encoding SsgA family sporulation/cell division regulator, translating into MSVVEQYARAHIVTDADLLQEEQEAVPVVLRYDPETDPRSVRVRLPGREEHEWTFSRSLLEQGLRAPAGSGEIRVWPCGRVQAVVEFHSAQGVSVVQFESKALMRFLRRTYLAAAPVAR; encoded by the coding sequence ATGTCGGTAGTCGAACAGTACGCCCGAGCCCATATCGTCACCGACGCCGACCTCTTGCAGGAGGAGCAGGAGGCCGTCCCGGTCGTCCTGCGCTATGACCCCGAGACCGATCCGCGCTCGGTGCGCGTGCGGTTGCCCGGCCGCGAGGAACACGAGTGGACGTTCTCGCGCTCCCTGCTGGAACAGGGGCTGCGTGCCCCCGCGGGGAGCGGCGAGATACGGGTGTGGCCGTGCGGCCGGGTGCAGGCCGTGGTGGAGTTCCACTCCGCGCAGGGGGTGTCGGTGGTGCAGTTCGAGTCGAAGGCGCTGATGAGGTTCCTGCGGCGGACGTATCTGGCCGCCGCACCGGTGGCGCGCTGA
- the cbiQ gene encoding cobalt ECF transporter T component CbiQ: MGAGHAHRLYRHGHSPVHGLPPHTKLAATFAFVVVVVSTPREVMWAFGLYAVLLALVAYAARVPAGFLLKRLLIEVPFVAFAVLMPFVAEGERVEVLGMSLSVGGLWGAWNVLAKGTLGVAASVLLASTTELRELLLGLQRLKLPPLLVQIASFMIRYGDVITDEMRRMRIARESRGFEAKGVRHWGVLAKSAGALFIRSYERGERVHLAMVSRGYAGSMPVIDEVTASRAQWSYALALPFAALVVCLLGWTL; this comes from the coding sequence GTGGGCGCAGGGCACGCGCACCGGCTCTACCGGCACGGGCACTCGCCCGTGCACGGCCTGCCGCCGCACACCAAGCTCGCCGCCACGTTCGCGTTCGTGGTGGTCGTGGTGTCGACGCCGCGGGAGGTGATGTGGGCGTTCGGCCTGTACGCCGTACTGCTCGCGCTCGTCGCGTACGCCGCGCGCGTGCCCGCCGGGTTTCTGCTGAAGCGGCTGCTGATCGAGGTGCCGTTCGTCGCGTTCGCGGTGCTGATGCCGTTCGTGGCGGAGGGCGAGCGGGTCGAGGTGCTGGGCATGTCGCTGAGCGTCGGCGGACTGTGGGGCGCCTGGAACGTGCTCGCCAAGGGGACCTTGGGCGTCGCCGCCTCCGTACTCCTCGCCTCCACGACCGAGCTGCGTGAACTGCTCCTCGGCCTCCAGCGGTTGAAGCTTCCGCCGCTGCTCGTGCAGATCGCGTCCTTCATGATCCGGTACGGCGATGTCATCACGGACGAGATGCGGCGGATGCGCATCGCCCGTGAGTCGCGCGGCTTCGAGGCGAAGGGCGTGCGCCACTGGGGCGTCCTCGCGAAGTCGGCGGGCGCGCTGTTCATCCGGTCCTACGAGCGTGGCGAGCGCGTGCATCTGGCCATGGTCAGCCGCGGGTACGCCGGTTCGATGCCGGTGATCGACGAGGTGACCGCGTCCCGGGCGCAGTGGTCGTACGCCCTCGCCCTCCCCTTCGCCGCCCTCGTCGTCTGTCTGCTGGGATGGACCCTGTGA
- a CDS encoding energy-coupling factor ABC transporter ATP-binding protein yields the protein MDPVSTASLEVSGLAFAYPDGHQALFGVDFSIARGERVALLGPNGAGKTTLVLHLNGILTGGTGTVHVAGLPVGKQHMAEIRRRVGIVFQDPDDQLFMPTVREDVAFGPAAAGLKGPELEERVDRALERVGMAEFKDRPPHHLSFGQRRRVAVATVLAMEPEILVLDEPSSNLDPASRRELADILRSLDVTVLMVTHDLPYALELCPRSLILSEGVIAADGKTAELLSDDELMRAHRLELPFGFDPRSVTMGA from the coding sequence ATGGACCCTGTGAGTACTGCTTCCCTGGAGGTCTCCGGCCTCGCCTTCGCCTACCCCGACGGCCACCAGGCCCTGTTCGGCGTGGACTTCTCGATCGCGCGCGGCGAGCGGGTCGCGCTGCTCGGGCCGAACGGCGCCGGCAAGACGACCCTCGTCCTCCACCTCAACGGCATCCTGACCGGCGGCACGGGCACCGTGCACGTCGCCGGGCTGCCCGTCGGCAAGCAGCACATGGCCGAGATCAGGCGCCGGGTCGGGATCGTCTTCCAGGACCCGGACGACCAGCTGTTCATGCCGACGGTCCGCGAGGACGTCGCCTTCGGTCCGGCGGCGGCCGGGCTCAAGGGCCCGGAGCTGGAGGAGCGGGTCGACCGGGCGCTGGAGCGGGTCGGCATGGCGGAGTTCAAGGACCGTCCGCCGCACCATCTCTCCTTCGGCCAGCGGCGCCGGGTCGCGGTGGCGACCGTGCTCGCGATGGAGCCGGAGATCCTCGTCCTGGACGAGCCGTCCTCCAACCTCGACCCCGCCTCCCGCCGCGAACTGGCCGACATCCTGCGCTCGTTGGACGTCACCGTGCTCATGGTCACGCACGACCTGCCGTACGCCCTGGAGCTGTGCCCGCGCTCCCTCATCCTCAGCGAGGGCGTGATCGCGGCGGACGGCAAGACGGCGGAGCTGCTGTCCGACGACGAGCTGATGCGCGCCCATCGCCTGGAGCTGCCGTTCGGCTTCGATCCGCGGTCCGTGACAATGGGCGCGTGA
- a CDS encoding organic hydroperoxide resistance protein, whose translation MTAEDTAVDTRPTKIMYVAEATAHGGRDGYVTSQDGQIQLKVAMPPELGGDGNGTNPEQLFAAGYSSCFHNALILVGNREGYDLTGSTVAAKVGIGPNKHRGYGLAVALSVSLPVLDADIAAKLVDAAHEVCPYSNATRGNIDVTILLG comes from the coding sequence ATGACCGCCGAGGACACTGCCGTCGACACCCGTCCGACGAAGATCATGTACGTCGCCGAGGCCACCGCGCACGGCGGCCGGGACGGCTATGTCACCAGCCAGGACGGCCAGATCCAGCTCAAGGTCGCGATGCCGCCGGAGCTCGGCGGCGACGGCAACGGCACCAACCCCGAGCAGCTGTTCGCCGCCGGCTACAGCTCCTGCTTCCACAACGCGCTGATCCTGGTCGGCAACCGCGAGGGCTACGACCTCACCGGATCCACCGTCGCCGCCAAGGTCGGCATCGGCCCCAACAAGCACCGCGGCTACGGCCTCGCGGTCGCCCTCAGCGTCTCCCTGCCGGTGCTGGACGCGGACATCGCGGCCAAGCTGGTGGACGCGGCGCACGAGGTCTGCCCGTACTCCAACGCGACCCGGGGGAACATCGACGTCACCATCCTGCTTGGGTAG
- a CDS encoding energy-coupling factor ABC transporter permease, with amino-acid sequence MHVPDGFIDAPTSAVTAAVAAAAVAVSLRGARRELDERTAPLAGLVAAFIFAVQMLNFPVAAGTSGHLLGGALAAILVGPYTGALCISVVLLMQGILFADGGLTALGVNITNMAIVGVVVAYVVFRGLVKVLPKTRRSITAASFVASVVSVPAAALAFTLLFWIGGTTDVPIGKVATAMVGVHLLIGIGEAAITALTIGAVIAVRPDLVYGARDLRQPLKLRVGGELVDAPAAGAAQPVAARTSRRTLWISGLVTSLVLAGFVSFYASASPDGLEKVAEDKGFAQSAEKHAGADSPLADYGVKAIDNARLSGGLAGVIGVGATVVAGTGIFWAVRRRRTDEAADVSPTSAGV; translated from the coding sequence GTGCACGTACCTGACGGATTCATCGACGCCCCCACCTCCGCCGTGACCGCAGCGGTCGCCGCGGCCGCGGTCGCCGTGAGCCTGCGCGGTGCGCGCCGCGAGCTCGACGAGCGGACGGCGCCGCTGGCCGGTCTGGTGGCGGCGTTCATCTTTGCGGTGCAGATGCTGAACTTCCCGGTCGCGGCCGGGACCAGCGGTCATCTGCTCGGTGGCGCCCTGGCCGCGATACTCGTCGGCCCCTATACCGGCGCGCTGTGCATCTCCGTCGTCCTGCTGATGCAGGGCATCCTCTTCGCGGACGGCGGCCTGACCGCGCTCGGCGTGAACATCACCAACATGGCGATCGTCGGCGTCGTCGTCGCCTACGTCGTCTTCCGTGGCCTGGTGAAGGTCCTGCCGAAGACGCGGCGGTCGATCACCGCCGCCTCCTTCGTCGCCTCGGTGGTCTCGGTGCCGGCCGCGGCCCTCGCGTTCACGCTCCTGTTCTGGATCGGCGGCACCACCGACGTCCCGATCGGCAAGGTCGCCACCGCGATGGTCGGCGTCCACCTGCTGATCGGCATCGGCGAGGCCGCGATCACCGCGCTGACCATCGGCGCCGTCATCGCCGTACGCCCGGACCTCGTGTACGGCGCCCGTGACCTGCGGCAGCCGTTGAAGCTGCGGGTCGGCGGCGAGCTCGTCGACGCTCCCGCGGCCGGGGCCGCGCAGCCGGTCGCGGCCCGCACCTCGCGCCGCACGCTGTGGATCAGCGGCCTGGTCACCTCCCTCGTCCTCGCCGGGTTCGTCAGCTTCTACGCCTCCGCCAGCCCCGACGGTCTGGAGAAGGTCGCCGAGGACAAGGGGTTCGCCCAGTCCGCCGAGAAGCACGCGGGCGCCGACTCTCCCCTCGCCGACTACGGCGTCAAGGCCATCGACAACGCCCGTCTGTCCGGCGGCCTCGCCGGTGTGATCGGCGTCGGCGCCACGGTCGTCGCGGGCACCGGCATCTTCTGGGCGGTGCGCCGGCGTCGTACGGACGAGGCGGCCGACGTGTCGCCCACGAGCGCCGGGGTCTGA
- a CDS encoding MarR family winged helix-turn-helix transcriptional regulator → MTNEETKGSLLLDEQLCFALYAAQRAVTAAYRPLLDELGLTYPQYLVLLVLWERGEMTVKELAAALRLDYGTVSPLLKRLEAAGLVRRERSARDERSVLVTVTSQGEALRERAECVPGALLAETGLGGPEVERLRKELWQLAAKATAVADRNR, encoded by the coding sequence GTGACGAACGAGGAGACCAAGGGCTCGCTGTTGCTCGACGAGCAACTGTGCTTCGCGCTGTACGCCGCTCAGCGCGCCGTGACGGCCGCCTATCGCCCGCTCCTCGACGAGCTCGGCCTCACCTACCCGCAGTACCTCGTCCTGCTGGTCCTCTGGGAGCGCGGCGAGATGACGGTGAAGGAACTGGCGGCTGCCCTTCGGCTCGACTACGGGACCGTCTCCCCGCTGCTGAAGCGGCTGGAGGCGGCGGGGCTGGTTCGGCGGGAGCGGTCGGCGCGGGACGAGCGGTCGGTGCTCGTCACGGTCACCAGCCAGGGCGAAGCGCTGCGGGAGCGCGCGGAGTGCGTACCGGGCGCGCTGCTCGCGGAGACCGGGCTCGGCGGCCCGGAGGTGGAGCGGCTGCGCAAGGAGCTGTGGCAGCTGGCGGCGAAGGCGACGGCGGTCGCCGACCGCAACCGCTGA
- a CDS encoding penicillin-binding transpeptidase domain-containing protein has translation MGNRRLVAERRKTNPAVLGGMIAVVIGGAGFGAYALFGGGAVADSRTQSTSASADDKAKDVKTGPLSATEVTSAAREFLTAWQQGKVTEAAAATDDTAAATALLTGYTKDAHIKDVTLTAGPRTGDKVPFSVKGTVSYKGTEKPLTYDSSLTVVRRAEDGKPLVAWHSAIVHPDLKDGDTLVTGESGTPPVKALDRDGGELTEAEYPSLGSVLDGLREKYGEKAGGKAGVELQVIRGKESKEAELSDKSLLELSKGTPGTVKTTLSPTMQAAAEKQVAAKDKASVVVLRPSTGEILAVANSSHGFNTAFQGSLAPGSTMKVITSSLLIEKGLASADKQHPCPKYFTYGHWKFQNDDKFEIKGGTFKASFARSCNTAFISQAPELDNDSLTKQAQQVFGLSMNNWSVGVPTFDGGVPVQSQAQMAASLIGQGGVRMNPLNMASVSATIKTGTFKQPYLVAPTVDNRTLATASRTMSQSTVSQLRELMAYTAAYGTAAEAMSGVTGDVGAKTGSAEVDGQKKPNGWFTAYRGDLAAAGVVQSGGHGGDTAGPIVAALLKMGG, from the coding sequence GTGGGTAACAGAAGGCTCGTCGCCGAGCGACGGAAGACCAACCCCGCGGTGCTCGGCGGGATGATCGCCGTGGTCATCGGCGGCGCCGGGTTCGGAGCCTACGCCCTGTTCGGCGGCGGGGCCGTCGCCGACAGCCGTACGCAGTCGACGTCGGCGAGCGCCGACGACAAGGCGAAGGACGTCAAGACCGGCCCACTGTCCGCGACCGAGGTCACGTCCGCGGCCCGGGAGTTCCTCACCGCCTGGCAGCAGGGCAAGGTGACCGAGGCGGCCGCCGCCACGGACGACACCGCGGCCGCCACGGCCCTGCTGACCGGCTACACCAAGGACGCCCACATCAAGGACGTCACCCTCACCGCCGGCCCCCGCACCGGCGACAAGGTTCCCTTCTCCGTGAAGGGCACGGTGTCGTACAAGGGCACCGAGAAGCCGCTGACGTACGACAGTTCGCTCACCGTCGTCCGCCGCGCCGAGGACGGCAAGCCGCTCGTCGCGTGGCACTCCGCGATCGTCCACCCCGACCTGAAGGACGGCGACACGCTGGTCACCGGCGAGTCCGGCACCCCGCCGGTCAAGGCGCTCGACCGGGACGGCGGCGAGCTGACGGAGGCCGAGTACCCGTCGCTGGGCTCGGTCCTGGACGGGCTGCGCGAGAAGTACGGCGAGAAGGCCGGCGGCAAGGCGGGCGTCGAGCTCCAGGTGATCCGCGGCAAGGAGTCCAAGGAAGCCGAGCTGTCCGACAAGTCCCTGCTGGAGCTGAGCAAGGGCACGCCGGGCACCGTGAAGACGACGCTGAGCCCGACGATGCAGGCCGCCGCGGAGAAGCAGGTGGCCGCCAAGGACAAGGCGTCGGTGGTCGTCCTGCGCCCCTCGACCGGCGAGATCCTGGCGGTCGCGAACTCCTCGCACGGCTTCAACACCGCCTTCCAGGGCTCCCTCGCGCCGGGCTCCACGATGAAGGTCATCACCTCGTCGCTGCTGATCGAGAAGGGCCTCGCGTCGGCGGACAAGCAGCACCCCTGCCCGAAGTACTTCACGTACGGCCACTGGAAGTTCCAGAACGACGACAAGTTCGAGATCAAGGGCGGCACCTTCAAGGCGAGCTTCGCCCGCTCCTGCAACACGGCCTTCATCAGCCAGGCCCCCGAGCTGGACAACGACAGCCTGACCAAGCAGGCCCAGCAGGTCTTCGGCCTCTCCATGAACAACTGGTCCGTCGGCGTGCCGACCTTCGACGGCGGCGTCCCGGTCCAGTCGCAGGCCCAGATGGCGGCCTCGCTGATCGGCCAGGGCGGGGTGCGGATGAACCCGCTGAACATGGCGTCGGTCTCGGCGACGATCAAGACGGGCACCTTCAAGCAGCCCTACCTGGTGGCCCCGACGGTCGACAACCGCACCCTCGCCACCGCCTCCCGCACCATGTCGCAGTCCACGGTGTCGCAACTGCGCGAGCTGATGGCCTACACGGCGGCCTACGGCACGGCGGCCGAGGCGATGTCCGGGGTCACCGGTGACGTCGGCGCGAAGACCGGCTCGGCGGAGGTCGACGGTCAGAAGAAGCCGAACGGCTGGTTCACCGCGTACCGGGGCGACCTCGCGGCAGCGGGCGTGGTCCAGTCGGGCGGCCACGGCGGCGACACGGCGGGCCCGATCGTGGCGGCGCTGCTGAAGATGGGCGGCTGA
- a CDS encoding dolichyl-phosphate-mannose--protein mannosyltransferase: MTSTASSTDTRQGQATHEQRPSWQQRLRRFGYTAAPRSDVRDRLVPPYVQPSPRMWQFLGVPRPLAERVARWSGWVGPLLVTLLAGVLRFWNLGSPKKVIFDETYYAKDAWGLVHRGFEVNWDKNANDLILSTNGHVPIPTDAAYVVHPPVGKYVIGLGELMFGFNPFGWRFMTALLGTLAVLMLCRIGRRIFRSTFLGCLAGGLMAVDGLAFVMARTSLLDGVLMFFVLAAFGCLVIDRDRARAKLAAALPADADGRVRPDAHTAETLRLGGRPWRWMAGLMLGLAIGTKWNGLYFLVAFGLMTVLWDVGARKVAGARYPYTAVLKRDLGFAFLATVPVAIVTYFVSWTGWILSPTDGTGGYYRDWASADGRSSSWSWLFPDWWLSLWHYEHQVYEFHVGLSSPHTYQSNPWSWIVDGRPVSFFYESPLPGKDGCPADAGEKCAREVLAIGTPLLWWVAAFAVLYILWRWLLRRDWRAGAIACGVVAGYLPWFLYQERTIFFFYAVVFLPFLCLAVAMLLGAIIGPPRAGETRRVAGATGAGVLVLLIAWNFIYFWPIYTGTAIPVDDWRSRMWLDTWV; this comes from the coding sequence GTGACCAGTACCGCGTCCTCCACGGACACCCGGCAGGGCCAGGCGACCCACGAGCAGCGGCCTTCGTGGCAGCAGCGGCTGCGCCGATTCGGCTACACGGCGGCGCCCAGAAGCGACGTACGCGACCGGCTCGTCCCGCCGTACGTCCAGCCCAGCCCGCGGATGTGGCAGTTCCTCGGCGTCCCGCGGCCGCTCGCCGAGCGGGTCGCGCGCTGGTCCGGCTGGGTCGGTCCGCTGCTGGTGACGCTGCTGGCGGGAGTGCTGCGGTTCTGGAACCTCGGCAGCCCGAAGAAGGTGATATTCGACGAGACGTACTACGCCAAGGACGCGTGGGGGCTCGTCCACCGCGGCTTCGAGGTCAACTGGGACAAGAACGCCAACGACCTGATCCTGTCGACGAACGGTCACGTCCCGATCCCCACGGACGCGGCGTATGTCGTGCATCCGCCGGTCGGCAAGTACGTCATCGGGCTCGGCGAGCTGATGTTCGGGTTCAACCCGTTCGGCTGGCGGTTCATGACGGCGCTGCTCGGCACGCTCGCCGTCCTGATGCTGTGCCGCATCGGCCGCCGTATCTTCCGCTCCACCTTCCTCGGCTGCCTCGCGGGCGGGCTGATGGCGGTGGACGGGCTGGCCTTCGTGATGGCCCGCACCTCGCTGCTCGACGGGGTGCTGATGTTCTTCGTGCTGGCGGCGTTCGGCTGCCTCGTCATCGACCGGGACCGGGCCCGCGCGAAACTCGCGGCCGCGCTGCCCGCCGACGCCGACGGCCGGGTCCGCCCCGACGCGCACACCGCCGAGACCCTGCGCCTCGGCGGGCGCCCCTGGCGCTGGATGGCCGGTCTGATGCTGGGCCTGGCCATCGGCACCAAGTGGAACGGCCTGTACTTCCTGGTCGCGTTCGGCCTGATGACGGTCCTCTGGGACGTCGGCGCCCGCAAGGTCGCCGGCGCCCGCTACCCGTACACCGCGGTCCTCAAGCGCGACCTGGGCTTCGCCTTCCTGGCGACCGTGCCGGTGGCGATCGTCACGTATTTCGTGTCGTGGACGGGTTGGATCCTCTCGCCCACGGACGGCACCGGCGGCTACTACCGCGACTGGGCGTCCGCCGACGGCCGCAGCAGCAGTTGGTCGTGGCTGTTCCCCGACTGGTGGCTGAGCCTGTGGCACTACGAGCACCAGGTGTACGAGTTCCACGTCGGCCTGTCGTCCCCGCACACCTACCAGTCCAACCCGTGGAGCTGGATCGTCGACGGCCGCCCGGTGTCGTTCTTCTACGAGTCCCCCCTGCCCGGCAAGGACGGCTGCCCCGCCGACGCGGGCGAGAAGTGCGCGCGCGAGGTACTGGCGATCGGCACGCCACTGCTGTGGTGGGTGGCCGCCTTCGCGGTCCTGTACATCCTGTGGCGCTGGCTCTTGCGCCGCGACTGGCGGGCGGGCGCCATCGCCTGCGGCGTCGTGGCCGGCTACCTCCCCTGGTTCCTCTACCAGGAACGCACGATCTTCTTCTTCTACGCCGTCGTCTTCCTCCCCTTCCTCTGCCTGGCCGTAGCCATGCTCCTCGGCGCGATCATCGGCCCACCACGCGCCGGCGAGACCCGCCGGGTGGCGGGGGCGACGGGGGCGGGCGTACTGGTGCTGCTGATCGCCTGGAACTTCATCTACTTCTGGCCGATCTACACGGGCACGGCGATCCCGGTCGACGACTGGCGGTCGCGGATGTGGCTGGATACGTGGGTGTAG